DNA from Pelodiscus sinensis isolate JC-2024 chromosome 1, ASM4963464v1, whole genome shotgun sequence:
GTGTGTGATAAAGATTTATTTCTTATTGGAAGGATAAGAATTGATCATACACAGAAACTGGACTGCTCTCTAACCCCAGGAGGTAGTTTGTCACGTCAGAGATTATATATGTTCTATAGAAAGAGGATTTAATTCCGTAGGCTGTTAGAGTCATATGTAATTTCTAATGCAATAATCACTGATTAAATGTGCATATTTATGGTATTACTATGTATAATTTGATGGAAATATTGTGTTTGCATTATAGGTGCTACACCCCGCAGTGGAGACACTAGATCTTAGAGACTGTGATATTTCAGATAATGCCCTGCTGCAAATTAGTAATTGCaagcaactgaaaaaaattaacttaAATTCTTGTAGAGAAAACAGACTAGCCATCACTTCAGAAGGTATGTTTCCTGTACTGGTAGAATCTGAATCTatcttctgttttctttctttctgttggGAGAGTTGGAGAAAATTGTGAAAGCAATTAGTGTAAATTATTAAACACACGTTGGCAAAGTTATTTTAGTCAGTTATACACAAAGAACATACATTCCTCAGGAATTTGTTTAATTTCATGTTGCTTGGTTACAGCAAACTCTTTGTAGAGCCGATCCAAAAATTAGTGGAccatttttaccaaaaaaaaatgcagttttgtagGAAAGTTGATTTTAACAAATTTTTCCAGAGGAAAGCATTAAACTGTTTTGACTCTCATTTTGTATGGGTAAcatcaaaatgtttattttttactttatttgttttgttaacgtttttaaaatcatatttataTTAACTTGACATTATCAAAATGATTCAGTATTTCCTAAAAAGTATTTTCTATTTTTGgtgtaaatttaaaaatatcaacCTTTTATTAGAGCTAGAAATAAAGCcatattttgaaatgtcagaattaGCCAGGAGCCAGCGGCAGCCCTGGGTCCAGAGGCAGGAGCCGCCTTCATGTGTGGTGGCAGCATCCCCAGCACCAGGGCAGGATCCTGCTtggccagttaaccaattaaacattgttaacttaatgtttaactggttaatcaggattttacatctttaCTACTCACATGCTTACAATTGAACATAGGCTTCAGAGTTTGCTAGAGTGAGGCCTTTATATTATAATGTTTTATAATAAATAATCCAGAAGAGAGAGTGTTATTCAAATGGAGGGGGAAAATAATTTTTATAGGGTTAAATTAGAATTGATTTGTAACATCTTGGACATAAGACAGAATACACCtactgaggggggaaaaaagccaagGACATGTGGTGATATGATAAAATATTTGTTCGGTCACTCTTCTGCTCAGTCAGAGAAAAGAGAACGAAGATGACCTATGGAGAGGGAGCAAAAATCTATTGGGAGAGATATGGAAAGAGCTAGGGAGAGGGAGCAAAGAGACCACAGACAGCACCAGAGACTAGATAGGGTAAATTAACAGAGACAGGAGACCACTGAACACATGCTACAAATCACGTAGGAACAAAACGACATACGGGGGAGCATAATACTCATGGACAATACCAGATACCATAACATAAGGTCCCCCAACTGTAACTCTTTTCCCAGCAGCCATGCCTCtatccaccctcctgcccccctacaCACATAGTAGAGTATTATGTTCCATGTTTCAAAATGCAGTTATTGATGTCACTATTTTCTGTTAGAGATGTATTGTTCCTGGATACTAAAAATGATTATCAAATGATTATCAAGATCTGCACAATCAGACTTAATTAGAATAATCACAGAGATAATCAGAAATGTGGCTCCTGACATATCCAGAGATGCACCTTAGTTTTCTTTATAACACAAGAACTTCCTAAATGTGTTGAATATTTGAACAAAAGAGATATTAGTGTGTCTACAGATAATTGTGTCCTAAGCTATTTAACATCTAGTCTTCTTCATTACCATAATAAATGCCTTTGTTCTTTATAATAGTCTATCTTCACAAACTTAGTTTATCAGTTTACAAACACTTTTTGGTGGGTGTTAACTTTTTCTaaaagatttgtttgtttttggtatcTAGAAATTTAGCATTTAGTAGGTTATTTTCTATTACTTTCACACTTCTAACAGACAAACTCATACAATTCACAAATCCAAAAGAAAAACAGGGTTCAGTTTTAATCATCTTAGTACCGGTATTTGTTGATAAGAaagttaagggttttttttttaatcaaaattatcTTAAGTTTGTCAATGCCCCTTATATACCTTACAAATAGGTTATAACTGCAAACACTAAGAAAGCTGGGACTGTATTGAAATGTGCCAGCAGTTTCACTTCAAAGTATATATTCTTAAATCTCAAGGTATGTCTATATCTGTACAACCAACTTTTATGTTGACACCcaaaagttgacaaaacaaaaatcgcCAGAGGATGTTCACACTTGTGCCCTGTCAGTAGATCATGTCCATTTTGGGCTCACCATCATCAGCactgtgagcaatgcactgtggaaATGTATCCCACAGCGTAGTATTGTGAGAAAGCAGAGCAGATCCCTGctcatcttgggattccctcaaggtatgtctacacagcattattccagaactgatgttattctaaaataacatagtgtgcatctacactacgagcctttatttcaaaataatgttgatttggaggacttctttctccaactcatggtaaccttcatttcacgagaagtaagggaagttggaggaatagTGATGCTTCTCAGACTCTCCACTtatatagacagcgccaaaatctgatttaagctatttcaatttcagctacgcaattgatgtagctgaagttgcttagcttaatttgactttagccctgctgtgtagatgtgccctgagggTTCTCCCACAGCTTCTTTTGTTGTCAGGAGCGGCATCAtgagctctgtgagctctctgtgctgagaaaTGTCAAAGTAGCATAGCGTCTGTCTCCCTCTTTCCACAGTAGCAGTCTCCCTGTCACTGTGTTCCttgtgcagggcagaacaggagatttgttctttgttcccaaaTGGAGCAGATCACTCAAGGGGAGGGGCTAATAcccgcagggcagcagagatcaaacaAAACATTGAGCACAGTTTTCAGGGTAGGCATTGTGCGATACTGACGTGGGCAGCTGGTATGCTGGTGGgggaaaggcattgccttcccaaactaccagcctgccccgcccacactctgcccccagaatgcctactctAGGTGTATTGCCACATAATAGTTACCATAATGATAGTCTCTTTCTGGGCATATGGGCCAGATCATTTAAAGTTCAATTTAGGTTCAGCTTAAATACAAAGAATTATAAATGCAAGGCGTGCTGGAACTTTGGGTCACCTACAAAGAGTAAAAGACGTTATGGTAGTGTGGATTCATTTACTAATCATTTAAATCAGTATAACCAGTTTTAAACCAATATAAGAGTTCAATGGTCTAACTTAGTGGTCTAACTAAACTGATTTGCTAAACCAGTGTAACTTCTGTAGGTAGATATGTCCTTAGCTAAATTATTTAACCCCAGAATTATCTGATTTGTGTCAGTGTAGGGAGCTTGCAGAGATTTAGCCAGATAAAAATCTGTAAAATCAGTTCAACTTTTCAAATGTATACTGAGCTACAGACACCAAGGCAGAGAGATAAATGAATTGTATGAAAAGTAAATAaattggaaaagttcagaaaaatatTCTCAAATGTCCAATGTTATTTGTAGAAATATTACGTAAAAAAAGCTCAGGGAGAGTATGACTTTTGAAttgattttttcatttttataaagaagTATTATAAAATCAGATATTTTTGGTGATGAAGGGTTTATGTAAGAATGACTTGCTCTATTTCTTCAATAGGAGTCACTGCTCTGGCCTTGTCCTGCCCTTATTTACGGGAAGCCTCATTTAAAAGATGCTGCAATGTGACAGACAATGGAGTTCTTGCTCTTGCACTGAATTGTCATCTTCTACAAATAGTTAACTTAGGCAGCTGCTCATGCATCACTGATGCATCCCTTCATGCACTTGGACAGAACTGCAGATTTCTACATAGTGTGGATTTTTCATCTACTCAGGTAACCAAAATAGCAACAATAAAAATGTAAAGGACAGTGACataaataaaatgaagaaatGAGTTGCATtaactgcatttttatttagcTGTGTTTTTAGCAGTGTTTTAAGATTCAAAACTCCAAAGGCACAAACATTTCCAGACACTGCTTCCCAATGAAATGGTATCAAATGGGTTCTGTCTTTTGatgatataaaaatattttctctaaaTCCAAATGACTAGTAATGACGTGTAGTCTGGAGCACAGATACCTTTTTTCAGGTATCGGGTTTTTTTTATAGTGCTGTTCCTGTTACTCTGTGCCATAGGAATATAATCTTACACCAGTTAATTAAATTCTTCTGACTAGgactaattggcctgggggggtggggaaataAGATGAATATGTGAGTCACTGAACCATTAAAAACATAAGTCATACATACCAGAATTGATTTTTTACTTCTCAAGGTTTAGTCACTCTTGAAAGAAAGAGTAAAATGTATA
Protein-coding regions in this window:
- the AMN1 gene encoding protein AMN1 homolog isoform X3; protein product: MSMQGRITDSNISEVLHPAVETLDLRDCDISDNALLQISNCKQLKKINLNSCRENRLAITSEGVTALALSCPYLREASFKRCCNVTDNGVLALALNCHLLQIVNLGSCSCITDASLHALGQNCRFLHSVDFSSTQVTDDGVIALVSGMCSKNLKEIHMERCVTLTDVAVEAVLTCCPEIYILLFHGCPLITDRSREALEQLVGPNKIKQVTWTVY